One genomic region from Gossypium hirsutum isolate 1008001.06 chromosome D13, Gossypium_hirsutum_v2.1, whole genome shotgun sequence encodes:
- the LOC107936072 gene encoding probable serine/threonine-protein kinase WNK4 isoform X1, with the protein MMRKKQFDEAKDHDYVETDPSGRYGRFEEMLGKGAMKTVYKAIDEVLGMEVAWNQVKLNEVLRSPEDLQRLYSEVHLLSTLNHDSIIRFHSSWIDVHRKTFNFITEMFTSGSLRAYRKKYKRVDIRAIKNWARQILQGLVYLHAHDPPVIHRDLKCDNIFVNGHLGQVKIGDLGLAAILRGSKSAHSVIGTPEFMAPELYEEDYNQLVDVYSFGMCVLEMLTSEYPYSECANPAQIYKKVTSGKLPGAFYQIQDLDAQRFIGKCLVNASNRLSAEQLLLDPFLAKDEATRLGSPKLFLNQSEIEKLHLNDNPPRTDMTITGKLNPEDDTIFLKVQIADTEGSTRNIYFPFDIVEDTPLDVATEMVKELEITDWDPLEIAEMIDGEISALVPQWKKSDLPRHQAHNTYNYQEDDDDGCHHPFYSFSSCSSSQMSVLMSHGCDWLRDDDTSSQSSSHSGIYSNFSYLSGDDHNPDMSPTTTARKHVSSRIHNSTRFWHGESSRSGLSIGSSKGLESHAACSSKHTRLLMGNRKLTRNRSLVDIRSQLLHRSLVEEVSKRRLFKTVGAVEDIGFQSPCEVPTKRTQRTSGKNRIKS; encoded by the exons ATGATGCGTAAAAAGCAGTTCGATGAAGCCAAGGATCATGATTACGTTGAAACTGATCCTTCTGGACGATATGGTCGG TTTGAAGAAATGCTGGGGAAAGGTGCAATGAAAACAGTGTATAAAGCAATCGATGAGGTGCTGGGAATGGAGGTGGCGTGGAACCAGGTAAAACTGAATGAGGTGCTCCGATCGCCAGAGGATTTGCAGAGGCTGTACTCAGAAGTTCACCTCCTCAGCACCCTCAATCATGATTCTATCATAAGATTCCACTCCTCCTGGATCGATGTTCATCGCAAGACCTTCAATTTCATAACTGAAATGTTCACTTCGGGATCTCTCAGAGC ATACAGGAAGAAATATAAACGAGTAGACATCCGCGCCATTAAGAATTGGGCTCGCCAAATACTGCAGGGTCTTGTATATCTGCATGCTCATGACCCTCCAGTTATTCACAGAGACCTTAAGTGTGACAACATTTTTGTTAATGGCCATCTTGGGCAAGTCAAGATTGGCGATTTGGGGCTTGCAGCCATTCTCCGAGGATCCAAATCAGCCCACAGTGTTATAG GCACTCCAGAGTTCATGGCACCAGAATTATATGAAGAGGATTACAATCAACTCGTTGATGTCTACTCTTTTGGCATGTGTGTGTTAGAGATGCTTACATCCGAATATCCATATAGTGAATGTGCCAATCCAGCTCAAATTTACAAGAAAGTGACCTCG GGGAAGCTACCAGGGGCATTCTACCAGATTCAAGACTTGGATGCACAGAGATTTATTGGCAAATGTCTAGTAAATGCTTCTAACAGATTATCAGCGGAACAACTATTGCTTGACCCATTTCTCGCTAAGGATGAAGCGACGAGGCTTGGGAGTCCAAAGCTCTTTCTAAATCAAAGTGAAATCGAGAAATTGCACCTCAACGATAATCCACCGAGAACAGACATGACCATCACTGGGAAGCTTAATCCTGAAGATGATACCATCTTCCTTAAAGTTCAGATTGCAGATACAGAGG GTTCTACTAGGAACATCTACTTTCCCTTTGATATTGTGGAAGATACGCCATTGGATGTGGCAACTGAAATGGTGAAGGAGCTTGAGATAACCGATTGGGATCCACTTGAAATTGCAGAAATGATTGATGGTGAAATTTCAGCTCTAGTCCCACAATGGAAAAAATCAGACCTCCCTAGACATCAAGCCCATAATACATATAACTACcaggaagatgatgatgatgggtGTCATCATCCGTTTTACTCTTTCTCCTCCTGTTCTTCATCCCAAATGTCTGTCTTGATGTCACATGGCTGCGATTGGCTCCGAG ATGATGATACCAGCTCTCAGAGCTCTTCGCACTCAGGAATTTATTCCAACTTTAGTTACTTGTCTGGAGATGACCACAATCCTGATATGAGCCCTACAACAACAGCACGCAAACATGTCAGCTCAAGAATTCACAACTCGACAAGATTTTGGCATGGAGAAAGTTCAAGAAGCGGGCTGTCAATAGGTAGTAGTAAGGGTTTGGAATCACACGCAGCTTGTAGTTCAAAACATACGAGATTATTGATGGGCAATCGAAAGCTGACAAGGAATCGATCGCTAGTAGATATTAGGAGCCAACTACTTCACCGATCATTAGTGGAAGAGGTGAGTAAGAGACGGTTGTTTAAGACTGTTGGAGCTGTGGAGGATATTGGGTTTCAGTCACCTTGTGAGGTTCCTACCAAAAGGACACAGAGGACTTCAGGGAAGAACCGCATAAAATCCTAG
- the LOC107936072 gene encoding probable serine/threonine-protein kinase WNK4 isoform X2 yields MLGKGAMKTVYKAIDEVLGMEVAWNQVKLNEVLRSPEDLQRLYSEVHLLSTLNHDSIIRFHSSWIDVHRKTFNFITEMFTSGSLRAYRKKYKRVDIRAIKNWARQILQGLVYLHAHDPPVIHRDLKCDNIFVNGHLGQVKIGDLGLAAILRGSKSAHSVIGTPEFMAPELYEEDYNQLVDVYSFGMCVLEMLTSEYPYSECANPAQIYKKVTSGKLPGAFYQIQDLDAQRFIGKCLVNASNRLSAEQLLLDPFLAKDEATRLGSPKLFLNQSEIEKLHLNDNPPRTDMTITGKLNPEDDTIFLKVQIADTEGSTRNIYFPFDIVEDTPLDVATEMVKELEITDWDPLEIAEMIDGEISALVPQWKKSDLPRHQAHNTYNYQEDDDDGCHHPFYSFSSCSSSQMSVLMSHGCDWLRDDDTSSQSSSHSGIYSNFSYLSGDDHNPDMSPTTTARKHVSSRIHNSTRFWHGESSRSGLSIGSSKGLESHAACSSKHTRLLMGNRKLTRNRSLVDIRSQLLHRSLVEEVSKRRLFKTVGAVEDIGFQSPCEVPTKRTQRTSGKNRIKS; encoded by the exons ATGCTGGGGAAAGGTGCAATGAAAACAGTGTATAAAGCAATCGATGAGGTGCTGGGAATGGAGGTGGCGTGGAACCAGGTAAAACTGAATGAGGTGCTCCGATCGCCAGAGGATTTGCAGAGGCTGTACTCAGAAGTTCACCTCCTCAGCACCCTCAATCATGATTCTATCATAAGATTCCACTCCTCCTGGATCGATGTTCATCGCAAGACCTTCAATTTCATAACTGAAATGTTCACTTCGGGATCTCTCAGAGC ATACAGGAAGAAATATAAACGAGTAGACATCCGCGCCATTAAGAATTGGGCTCGCCAAATACTGCAGGGTCTTGTATATCTGCATGCTCATGACCCTCCAGTTATTCACAGAGACCTTAAGTGTGACAACATTTTTGTTAATGGCCATCTTGGGCAAGTCAAGATTGGCGATTTGGGGCTTGCAGCCATTCTCCGAGGATCCAAATCAGCCCACAGTGTTATAG GCACTCCAGAGTTCATGGCACCAGAATTATATGAAGAGGATTACAATCAACTCGTTGATGTCTACTCTTTTGGCATGTGTGTGTTAGAGATGCTTACATCCGAATATCCATATAGTGAATGTGCCAATCCAGCTCAAATTTACAAGAAAGTGACCTCG GGGAAGCTACCAGGGGCATTCTACCAGATTCAAGACTTGGATGCACAGAGATTTATTGGCAAATGTCTAGTAAATGCTTCTAACAGATTATCAGCGGAACAACTATTGCTTGACCCATTTCTCGCTAAGGATGAAGCGACGAGGCTTGGGAGTCCAAAGCTCTTTCTAAATCAAAGTGAAATCGAGAAATTGCACCTCAACGATAATCCACCGAGAACAGACATGACCATCACTGGGAAGCTTAATCCTGAAGATGATACCATCTTCCTTAAAGTTCAGATTGCAGATACAGAGG GTTCTACTAGGAACATCTACTTTCCCTTTGATATTGTGGAAGATACGCCATTGGATGTGGCAACTGAAATGGTGAAGGAGCTTGAGATAACCGATTGGGATCCACTTGAAATTGCAGAAATGATTGATGGTGAAATTTCAGCTCTAGTCCCACAATGGAAAAAATCAGACCTCCCTAGACATCAAGCCCATAATACATATAACTACcaggaagatgatgatgatgggtGTCATCATCCGTTTTACTCTTTCTCCTCCTGTTCTTCATCCCAAATGTCTGTCTTGATGTCACATGGCTGCGATTGGCTCCGAG ATGATGATACCAGCTCTCAGAGCTCTTCGCACTCAGGAATTTATTCCAACTTTAGTTACTTGTCTGGAGATGACCACAATCCTGATATGAGCCCTACAACAACAGCACGCAAACATGTCAGCTCAAGAATTCACAACTCGACAAGATTTTGGCATGGAGAAAGTTCAAGAAGCGGGCTGTCAATAGGTAGTAGTAAGGGTTTGGAATCACACGCAGCTTGTAGTTCAAAACATACGAGATTATTGATGGGCAATCGAAAGCTGACAAGGAATCGATCGCTAGTAGATATTAGGAGCCAACTACTTCACCGATCATTAGTGGAAGAGGTGAGTAAGAGACGGTTGTTTAAGACTGTTGGAGCTGTGGAGGATATTGGGTTTCAGTCACCTTGTGAGGTTCCTACCAAAAGGACACAGAGGACTTCAGGGAAGAACCGCATAAAATCCTAG
- the LOC107936052 gene encoding transcription repressor OFP3 yields MGNYRFRFSDMIPNAWFYKLKDMNKTRTHHSNQKKPPTSQTHHNSKPRHFTSEPFKAARLHVEASGDPPRKSLKRRDRRRAVYKPSPRAISSASAGFSHHAIPILNNSAHHYSLSPFGSYPESSNSEDDEFLAPPPSTSYNCQLSSSTTDIIIDMHNTSKFDAISELELPPILTKLPKSNHKADECTKLMTSSSPRSSPLVRKSLGTPGIKLRANSPKIASKKIQAAYARKSMSPCRYLKLRNRSIAESLAVVKSSLDPQRDFRNSMVEMIVENNIRSSKELEDLLACYLSLNSNQYHDLIIKAFEQIWLDMTNLRL; encoded by the coding sequence ATGGGTAATTACAGGTTCAGGTTCTCAGATATGATACCAAATGCCTGGTTTTACAAGCTCAAAGACATGAACAAAACCCGAACACATCACAGCAACCAAAAGAAACCTCCCACATCACAAACACACCACAATTCCAAGCCTAGGCACTTCACCTCGGAACCTTTCAAAGCTGCCAGATTACATGTCGAAGCCTCCGGCGATCCACCAAGAAAATCATTGAAGAGAAGAGACAGAAGAAGAGCAGTTTACAAGCCTTCTCCCAGAGCCATCTCATCTGCGTCTGCTGGTTTCAGCCACCATGCCATACCCATACTTAACAACTCTGCTCATCACTATTCTCTTTCTCCATTTGGGAGTTACCCTGAATCATCCAACTCAGAGGATGATGAATTTTTGGCTCCTCCACCCTCCACTTCTTACAATTGTCAACTTAGTTCTTCCACTACTGATATCATCATCGACATGCATAACACAAGCAAATTCGACGCAATATCTGAACTTGAGCTTCCTCCAATATTGACAAAGCTACCAAAGTCCAATCATAAGGCAGATGAATGCACCAAGTTGATGACGAGTTCATCTCCCAGAAGTAGTCCTCTGGTGAGAAAGTCACTTGGTACTCCTGGAATAAAGCTTCGGGCCAATTCTCCAAAAATTGCAAGCAAGAAGATTCAAGCTGCTTATGCGCGAAAGAGCATGTCACCTTGTAGGTACTTAAAGCTTAGGAATAGGAGCATTGCAGAAAGTCTTGCAGTCGTCAAGTCTTCGCTGGATCCACAGAGAGACTTCAGGAATTCTATGGTTGAGATGATTGTGGAGAATAACATTAGGAGTTCAAAGGAACTAGAAGATCTTCTTgcttgttatctttctcttaaTTCTAATCAATACCACGATCTTATCATTAAAGCATTCGAGCAAATCTGGCTTGATATGACCAACCTACGCTTGTAA